A DNA window from Scylla paramamosain isolate STU-SP2022 chromosome 10, ASM3559412v1, whole genome shotgun sequence contains the following coding sequences:
- the LOC135104430 gene encoding peptidyl-prolyl cis-trans isomerase FKBP8-like, with protein sequence MPEVEQSKEVKVEKVEEVSVEGKDEEPDEWLDILGSGDLKKKVIKAGIVESRPSKGYAVVVRASGQLEDSTAVDVHDELTFTIGDSEVILGLEMILPLMDKGEIADVYMGSRFAYGSDGLPPSIPGDASITYRVELLDFSPEQSPESLSLDQRMAIGNRKRERGNWWFNRGEYAKAIQCYSAAVDFLDDAEVEYGEDVRPEVQTILTERLKALNNMGAAQMRIEAYDVALKSLEAVLRCQPDNVKALFRKGKVLGLQGKMKDSIMFLKKALELEPESRLIHQELAKMREKARIEAESEKSLYRRMLGLKKDSTQGEERYPTLKNFPWKSWFISFITIGFALVAYTKGPALYKFFL encoded by the exons ATGCCAGAAGTTGAACAGTCTAAGGAAGTTaaggtggagaaggtggaggaagtgagtgTGGAGGGTAAGGATGAGGAACCAGATGAATGGTTGGACATCCTGGGCAGTGGAGACCTGAAGAAGAAG GTGATAAAGGCTGGAATTGTTGAGTCCAGGCCCAGCAAGGGATATGCAGTGGTAGTGCGGGCAAGTGGACAGCTGGAGGATAGCACAGCAGTGGATGTCCATGATGAGCTGACCTTCACAATTGGTGATAGTGAG GTGATTCTTGGTTTAGAAATGATTCTGCCACTAATGGACAAAGGAGAAATTGCCGATGTCTACATGGGATCCAG GTTTGCATATGGGAGTGATGGCCTGCCTCCGAGCATTCCAGGAGATGCCAGTATAACCTACCGTGTGGAGCTGCTGGACTTCTCCCCAGAGCAGTCCCCTGAGTCTCTGTCTTTGGACCAGCGCATGGCGATTGG GAATCGCAAGCGTGAACGAGGTAACTGGTGGTTCAACCGAGGGGAGTATGCCAAGGCCATACAGTGCTACAGTGCGGCAGTTGACTTTTTGGATGATGCTGAAGTGGAGTATGGG GAAGATGTGAGGCCAGAGGTTCAGACCATTCTTACAGAGCGGTTAAAGGCCCTGAACAACATGGGTGCAGCTCAGATGAGGATTGAGGCCTATGATGTAGCTCTGAAGTCCTTGGAAGCAGTTTTAAGGTGTCAACCTGACAATGTGAAGGCTTTATtcaggaagggaaag GTACTGGGTCTGCAAGGCAAGATGAAAGATTCCATCATGTTCCTCAAGAAAGCTCTGGAGTTGGAACCGGAGTCCCGTCTCATCCACCAGGAGTTGGcaaaaatgagggagaaagcCCGCATTGAAGCTGAGTCAGAGAAGAGCCTCTACAGACGTATGCTGGGCCTCAAAAAAGATTCAACCCAGGGAGAAGAACGTTATCCTACCCTTAAAAAC tttccttGGAAATCCTGGTTCATATCCTTTATAACCATAGGCTTTGCCTTGGTTGCTTACACCAAGGGGCCTGCACTTTACAAGTTCTTCCTTTAA